The proteins below are encoded in one region of Streptomyces marianii:
- a CDS encoding TetR/AcrR family transcriptional regulator, translated as MGQSDTRARIQGAATVLFRRHGYSATGLKRIAAEADAPFGSIYHFFPGGKQQLAEDMIRRSGTEYGRMVLALLDSVPDPVESLVRAFEAAAEDLAAAGYADACPIGTVALEVASSNEVLRVATAEVFEEWVGTATRWFGCWVTEPKTAQSLAYSMVMMLEGAFMLSRAARDPEPLRVAGRSMAKLLRAAITEQCAS; from the coding sequence ATGGGGCAGTCGGACACGCGAGCCAGGATCCAGGGTGCCGCCACGGTGCTGTTCCGCCGACACGGCTACTCGGCCACCGGCCTGAAACGGATCGCGGCAGAGGCGGACGCACCGTTCGGCTCGATCTACCACTTCTTCCCCGGTGGCAAGCAGCAACTGGCCGAGGACATGATCCGCAGGTCCGGAACCGAGTACGGCCGAATGGTCCTGGCTCTGCTGGACAGCGTGCCGGACCCGGTGGAGTCCCTCGTACGCGCATTCGAAGCGGCCGCGGAGGACCTTGCAGCGGCCGGCTATGCCGACGCGTGCCCGATCGGGACGGTGGCCTTGGAAGTGGCGAGCAGCAATGAGGTGTTGCGGGTCGCGACGGCGGAGGTTTTCGAGGAGTGGGTCGGCACGGCGACGCGGTGGTTCGGTTGCTGGGTGACCGAACCGAAGACGGCGCAGTCCCTCGCCTACTCGATGGTCATGATGCTGGAGGGGGCTTTCATGCTCAGCCGGGCTGCCCGTGATCCGGAACCGCTGCGGGTGGCCGGCCGATCGATGGCCAAGTTGTTGCGCGCAGCCATCACTGAGCAGTGTGCATCGTGA
- a CDS encoding alpha/beta fold hydrolase, with protein sequence MPRIELSSGPIDYQDTGGEGPVLVFGHGLPMNETQWRKVVPLLGGYRCVLPTLPLGGHRQPMNRDADLSQRGVARLLGEFIEGLGLGQVTLVLNDWGGGQFLVSEGQYRQIARLVLVACEAFDNFPPGPAKAMAQVCRVPGGVWLLTRLMRVPAFRHSRGGYGGMSLRGVPDEIMDDWFAPATRSRAIRRDFAKFATGAPGRKTLLAWSERLRDFDRPVLVVWATEDRLMPREHGPRLAELYPQGRLIEIADSSTLIPEDQPERLVQVLTDFLVQTGAEPVRHDS encoded by the coding sequence ATGCCGAGAATCGAGTTGTCGTCCGGACCGATCGACTACCAGGACACCGGTGGTGAGGGGCCTGTACTGGTGTTCGGCCACGGTCTACCGATGAACGAGACCCAGTGGCGCAAGGTGGTCCCGCTGCTGGGCGGATACCGCTGCGTCCTGCCCACGCTGCCTCTGGGTGGTCACCGTCAGCCGATGAACCGGGATGCCGACCTGTCCCAGCGCGGTGTTGCCCGGCTCCTGGGCGAGTTCATCGAGGGGCTCGGTCTGGGTCAGGTGACCCTCGTACTCAATGACTGGGGCGGGGGCCAGTTCCTGGTGTCGGAAGGGCAGTACCGGCAAATTGCGCGCCTGGTACTGGTGGCCTGTGAGGCCTTCGACAACTTTCCCCCAGGGCCGGCCAAGGCCATGGCGCAGGTGTGCAGGGTTCCCGGCGGCGTCTGGCTCCTGACGCGCCTCATGCGCGTTCCCGCCTTCCGCCACAGCCGGGGCGGATACGGCGGGATGAGCCTGCGTGGGGTCCCCGACGAGATCATGGACGACTGGTTCGCTCCCGCCACCCGCAGCAGGGCCATCCGCCGGGACTTCGCCAAATTCGCCACCGGGGCACCCGGACGGAAGACCTTGCTCGCCTGGAGCGAGCGACTGCGCGACTTCGACCGCCCGGTACTGGTCGTCTGGGCGACCGAGGACCGGTTGATGCCGCGTGAGCACGGCCCCCGGCTGGCCGAGCTGTACCCGCAGGGCCGACTGATCGAGATCGCCGACTCGTCCACCCTCATCCCCGAGGACCAACCCGAACGACTCGTCCAAGTACTCACCGACTTCCTGGTCCAAACCGGAGCAGAGCCAGTCCGACACGACTCCTGA